TTGACAGCCACCCCAATATTGACTAATGAATTGACATAAACTAAAGGTTCCCCAATATTGACATCTGCAAATGATTTAGCAAATTTCATAATATTTTGGTACACTTTTTTTCCTTGATGATAGATCGTTACCTGTAATTGATCGTTAGGAACAATTTTTTCTTCTTTCATGAAGGCAAACGGAATATTTGTCCACAAGGAACCAAAACGAATATCTAAAACATCGATACTTCCTTCTAAGATATGCCCCTCTTGCTTTGCTTCAATTAAAGGCAATGTTTGAATAGAGTCCATCGCGACGATGCTACCCAGTTCTTCAAAAGAAATTTCGCTACTAGCTAAACGGGCACCATTATAAGCATAGATATCTCTGCCATGAAAGGTGTGACTTTCCTCTGAATGCGGTAAGCGACTGGTCACTTCATCGATCGAGCGGATTTCTTCGATTCCTTGATAATGTAAAATATGCGTCAAAGAACCATTGTCCGGCGTTATAATATAGTGTCCTGAGCTTGTCTTAGCGACAATACTTCGTCTAGCACTACCTACTCCTGGATCGACAACTGATACAAAAACTGTTTCTTTTGGCCAATATTTTACAGTTTGATACAAACGATAAGACGCTGCCCAAATATCATAGGGAGGAATCTCATGGGTCAAATCTCCAACGATGATCTCATTGCTTACCATATGTGCTACACCATACATAGCGCTTACTGCTCCATCACCCAACCCAAAATCAGTTTGTAAAACTAAATAGTTCCCCATCTTGTTGCTCCTCTCCGAGTAATCCAATAAATCTGTTATTTCACGAAAAAATAGGACAAGTATCCATCGTTTTCCCTATCAATTCTCAAACATATTACCTTTTTATCATCATTCTGTCAATGAAATTATCGAACAATAGACTATACATATCGATAATCATTCGTTATTTATAAAACAGAAAAAATGTGGCTAGGACATAACTCTGCGAGTCACATCCTAGCCACATAAAATCGGTTCTATAATATATTGTGTTGGTGGAAATCAAAAAAGATTTTCTACCAGCACTTTTTTAAGCATTTAAACACAAAAAGGAACAACTAACTGATAAAATGAACCTGTCATCTCTAAGTATGACAGGAAAAAGCCTGTAGGTCGATCACTTTCGTTTTCATTCTGTTTGGTGAGGGCGATAGCCCTCATGGGTGTTTGTCTCGGCCTCTTTATTTCGGTTCTTCTTTTTTGATAATCTGGTTAAGTCTCAAAAAATTCCTTACTTGAATCCCCGTCAATACCGTCATAATCACGCCATATATCGCTAACAAAACTAGAAAAATTATACTTCGTTCTTCATTTCTATATAGCAACATCGGAATCAAATACCACACTGGAAATAACGCAACAAGAGAAATAGTCCCTTGGAACCTCACAACCTTCTTCGCCATTTCCGCGCGAGATGGTGCATCATTAAAAATCACATTCTCTTCTGCTACTTCAGATTTTAACTTTCTAAAATAATACCAATTGCCAAATTTATAGAAATATTCCCAGCCACAATCTTCAAAAAGCTGTAAATACGCCTCAACATCCTTATCTTCTTGTTTAAAATCTAATTGATACACATACTCTTCTGGATCACATTTTTCAAAGATGTAGGTACTAAATGGCAATTTAAGATCTACCATTTTCCACCCTTTTTTATGTTGTTCTTGTAAAAATTGTTCTTCCTCTAAATAATCTGCCAATTCAAAACGTCTTCTTATTTTTTTAGTCTCCATCTACTTTCTCTCCAATACTATTTTTGTACAATCGATTAATTCTATTGATTTCTTGAACCAGTATTTCTTCTCCCAATTCAGTAATCAGATAACTTTTCCGTCTATTTTCTTCTTTTGTGGCCTGGATCAAACCATCTTTCTCCATTTTGCTAAGGCTACCATACATGGTACCTGCACTGATAATGATTTCTTGATCTGTCAGTTCTTTCACATACTGAATAATGTTGTAGCCATGACGTTCTTTTCTAAGAGCAAATAATATATAAAAGCCAGTTTCTGTCATTGGTATATAGATTCGTTTTAGCTTGTCTTCCATTTAGTTGCTGCTCCTTTCCAAGTTTATATCGAAGTTCGATATATCGTACCACTATATTATATCGAACCTCGATATAAGTCAAGCTTGTTTTGAAACTTTTGTAAAAGTTTTTCAAGCAATCTTTAGATTATCTAAAAAAATTCGAAACAAAAAAAGCCGAAGGGAAATCCCTTCGACTTACGTCCGAGTACGCCGATGTTTTACGTCGGTTTTGTTACTTTATATTAATCTGTAATTATTTAGTAATTTCAGAAACAACGCCTGAACCAACAGTACGTCCGCCTTCACGAATTGAGAAACGAGTTCCTTCTTCGATAGCGATTGGGTGGATTAATTCAACGTCCATTGCTACGTTATCACCAGGCATTACCATTTCGATACCTTCTGGCAATTCAACTACACCAGTTACGTCAGTTGTACGGAAGTAGAACTGAGGACGGTAGTTAGTGAAGAATGGAGTGTGACGTCCGCCTTCTTCTTTTGATAAAACATAAACTTCAGCTTTAAATTTTGTATGAGGAGTGATAGTAGCAGGTTTTGCTAATACTTGTCCACGTTCGATGTCTTCACGGGCTACACCACGTAATAAAGCACCGATGTTATCGCCAGCTTCAGCGTAGTCTAATAATTTACGGAACATTTCAACACCAGTTACAGTTGTTTTCTTAGTATCTTCAGCGATACCAACGATTTCGATTTCATCACCAACGCGAACTTCT
The Enterococcus silesiacus DNA segment above includes these coding regions:
- a CDS encoding PadR family transcriptional regulator, which gives rise to MEDKLKRIYIPMTETGFYILFALRKERHGYNIIQYVKELTDQEIIISAGTMYGSLSKMEKDGLIQATKEENRRKSYLITELGEEILVQEINRINRLYKNSIGEKVDGD
- a CDS encoding DNA-directed RNA polymerase subunit delta; translated protein: MGNYLVLQTDFGLGDGAVSAMYGVAHMVSNEIIVGDLTHEIPPYDIWAASYRLYQTVKYWPKETVFVSVVDPGVGSARRSIVAKTSSGHYIITPDNGSLTHILHYQGIEEIRSIDEVTSRLPHSEESHTFHGRDIYAYNGARLASSEISFEELGSIVAMDSIQTLPLIEAKQEGHILEGSIDVLDIRFGSLWTNIPFAFMKEEKIVPNDQLQVTIYHQGKKVYQNIMKFAKSFADVNIGEPLVYVNSLVNIGVAVNQDSFSKLYHIGTGTDWTIQLRKAPKIIF